From the Montipora capricornis isolate CH-2021 chromosome 2, ASM3666992v2, whole genome shotgun sequence genome, one window contains:
- the LOC138037248 gene encoding uncharacterized protein, which produces MEDENIVTNLWYKDVQAKFEEKEKSSSTWGQLGVFKDANGLLRCKGRIESRTLHFRTQQHPILLSRKQHLTKLVIMQSHENVNHNGVGENLTEIRSQFWIIKGRQAVNLRCTFQECHAQEITRKSLQLTTYSTTTCIRVSEEMAFSKVSVDFAGPLYVKNVYLSKVKKFALDRKIDWKFNVPTARWWGGFFEICVKLVKRCLKKGFGNAKLSYEELDSVLIETEGVLDSRPLTYVYDKLTETPLTPSLLVIGRRVVLDQSPAITVPVNTLPRRERYIDGLLTHFRNRWKKEYLKGVREYQKLKGGEPRRTIQVGDVVHIYADKTPRQQCTWRMGKVEKLLQQKW; this is translated from the exons ATGGAGGATGAGAATATTGTTACGAATCTCTGGTACAAAGACGTTCAagccaaatttgaagaaaaggagaaatcaAGTTCGACTTGGGGCCAGTTAGGAGTCTTTAAGGATGCCAATGGACTTCTGCGATGCAAGGGAAGAATCGAATCCAGAACTCTTCACTTCCGTACTCAACAACATCCCATTCTGTTGTCTAGAAAGCAACATTTAACTAAGCTTGTGATCATGCAGTCCCACGAAAACGTGAATCACAATGGTGTTGGAGAAAATCTTACTGAAATTCGATCACAATTCTGGATAATCAAAGGAAGACAAGCTGTTAATTTAAGATGTACTTTCCAAGAGTGTCACGCGCAAGAAATTACAAGGAAGAGTCTACAGCTCACCACCTACTCCACCACTACCTGCATTCGAGTTTCAGAGGAAATGGCTTTCTCTAAAGTAAGTGTTGACTTTGCCGGACCCTTGTACGTGAAGAATGTTTACTTATCCAAG GTTAAGAAGTTTGCTCTTGATCGGAAAATTGACTGGAAATTCAATGTACCCACAGCCAGATGGTGGGGCGGATTCTTCGAAATCTGTGTGAAACTGGTGAAAAGGTGCCTCAAGAAAGGGTTCGGAAATGCGAAGTTGAGTTATGAAGAGTTAGATTCTGTGTTGATCGAAACTGAAGGCGTTTTGGATTCTAGGCCCTTAACCTATGTCTACGATAAGCTAACAGAAACTCCGCTTACGCCTTctcttcttgtaattggtcGTCGAGTAGTTCTAGATCAATCTCCTGCCATCACAGTACCTGTAAACACTTTGCCCAGACGAGAGAGATATATAGACGGTCTTCTCACCCATTTCAGAAATCGATGGAAGAAAGAATATCTTAAAGGGGTCCGCGAGTACCAGAAACTCAAGGGAGGTGAACCAAGAAGAACAATTCAAGTAGGAGACGTTGTGCATATCTATGCTGACAAGACACCCAGACAACAGTGTACGTGGAGAATGGGGAAAGTAGAGAAACTGTTACAGCAGAAGTGGTGA